Proteins from a single region of Nomia melanderi isolate GNS246 chromosome 9, iyNomMela1, whole genome shotgun sequence:
- the LOC116432384 gene encoding uncharacterized protein LOC116432384 isoform X4, giving the protein METLLPSEVARLVLGYLEDQKCIEAAKLFLETSPQLQECRTVMSKGKRFSTRVGGMTLIDVIEKFFAINAAIQERLSRIADCEQMRHCGDSLEQLKFLVEETRGQRFVVNINVPSQTNAQMCNGSPIISGNARKRRHSNSDRERCKRTKIGSNVSQQSECPVSTGFDSIEATPLESLPGNAHSSCQSNCDTNAKETKCNVHRQKHQGDDQDNKNLGIVAVADDTSKEGNAKNSCPFKKCSTATSTEELLSYSCAEVQTTSYDTPESESETNDEPIENLSLLTKELLNRTELQERIAENINKAILPTDTSLKDENLNDSVNNEANTSIMIELNNAIKSIVEATESDPVFEKFLDEIIGPHMETDTSPDEDMEVKPKIKSLNDSREKLAETISSVEMNSLEPGISIDAKSLNETNVVEVPLKHRLRSSSRQQNVRVEDEQRDQEKEYSALEDQNAAAVLSIINANIINNKSSNDKRIGDFTKEGVCLDNEHEKKLPVFELPPNKDRQTVKPTSIDNQRGSSSSSSSSSSSSSSSSSSSSSNSNSNSNSNNNNNNNNNNNNNNSGAAVVHNSDIESKMRKLSVKRSRVGKSKRETEGKEVNESIPEQDIMTMPVLIVCSKPETSNVPVSSSGITSAKNSRFVPIVPKDPTFKNGKSFVETLYLKTVNVAQKVQAPLPNTFNESKNFVSCATSTLQACQKGLEGKNTCGMAVDNSCTNPIVSSTNKFIGGESITLYGNENSARTLLDSSSMPTISVEDSVSLSGTGLSPYIKFNCNKTNQNQSLSDIDLTPATQSVQVSVAPPKTTVLDDQQPSTSKTTEHDVINKRTPRTLLRSRSKNHRLSLSTPRRRSSHVRALDFNTPTKMLVTSNKLTGGDDSAHFSPRSVKHVKCVRRTSLFKSPSFPSHVTITSHKLKSPLKLCRPSKLPVATRGHGPKLLDSWEKRNGVDAIAADKVVSSTKQTVASCSEDKVQFKSVKINRDAWDADLRKALQITTEEECRKAPKASDTNKTEHTRDKSVAASKRDKRSSRMHKRKTKSPASKDTVDTRKEPSRDQQAAESTSTVVLSMENNLSMQLVDYTAGNTRHNATDETCLQLRDDNKQGVSKAETIVADDSAIEKKRVKKYAQLKTLQTNLKKRSPEKKRSLSRNSVMSVETLQCSEVTKVSVDITHQMLQQMPNLMDLETPRKLESSGVPPTPRLLSPSSNVTPYAKSNEDSSKMRSFINTPEFPTTPCIALTPKHSTETVTGDAKEEAFQSCSPYYKPTSEQDENSGKLAMTKLAKNLQNSSTLVSSQVSEQTIFHETNGPTNAYQTCVSAKLEITQFEVIKENLPKEEAVKELKISANSLNSPIRCKKLKPDYTKSNVGGTGSEKNEHDAANQCPAVTENDRPAFGNEESNDNDTSSTTSSSSSSSSSSSTSSSASSSASSSTASSSSSSSSSSSSSSSSSSSSSSSPSSSSSSSSSSSSSSSSSSSSSSSSSSSSLSLSSSIISSSRSLALDNTETTDSQKKSIVKNKPDKPSDRIDLDASNDSSQKLIYPSTTLTSEKNSVSELESKDKSCTNRAEEATVITSRKCESSPTKVLPISKNDEMLKHTMKETPAKDESLLNEADISETPSSSKIGVDHLTNLSSKISAFISSEDRKLPNFNQPLPVEKSSTRKSKQKPTVVHVQRVKSNSFLSLKPSSKPSKRSLLQKEKASSSIDKKLVLQLEAKRQRMIAKIREISKPNASRVKSQQACILLKNKRNVGSKIRNGRYKCGPRKGVQFSEKQAKERRKQREMNEANNKNDSSNCNNNNVDRNDGNNYADNDNEGDGDSNTTSNNGNSNNGSLRNNNDNQMKCSSTKGVSKTELCNPGYLKKHCQANSNGDTSVTDNVTSTLKPVKHCTVDTTNKLKNIPGNANNIENNIKDDIGVPENQGEHEIHDTTLVEKNVIVERKETIENSDAKCATIVIEENNVHVSEERILNVNKFKNEIAIEGKSISGETKTDSLKNESNSNEENICPSKEYPSRGGKANGILKSKVDQVKRDLFSDEENDQKTSSSSKLPSNEENDISDSIASATSRSLNSENPKGVKTTTRQRLT; this is encoded by the exons ATGGAAACATTATTACCGTCAGAAGTAGCACGACTTGTTCTTG GATATCTCGAGGATCAAAAATGTATAGAAGCAGCTAAATTATTTCTAGAAACATCGCCGCAGCTACAAGAATGTCGCACCGTAATGTCTAAAGGGAAACGATTCAGTACAAGAGTAGGTGGAATGACCTTGATAGATGTCATAGAAAAATTTTTTGCAATCAATGCAGCGA TTCAAGAGCGTCTCAGCAGAATCGCAGATTGCGAACAAATGAGACATTGCGGGGATTCGTTGGAACAATTAAAGTTTTTAGTCGAGGAAACACGAGGTCAACGGTTTGtggttaatattaatgttccTTCACAG ACTAACGCTCAAATGTGTAACGGGTCTCCAATAATATCCGGTAACGCTCGCAAAAGACGTCATAGTAACAGTGATCGCGAACGTTGTAAACGTACAAAAATAGGATCGAATGTTTCTCAACAATCGGAATGTCCAGTTTCCACag GTTTCGACAGTATAGAGGCAACACCATTGGAAAGTTTACCAGGAAATGCACATTCGTCGTGTCAATCGAATTGCGATACCAATGCAAAGGAGACAAAATGTAACGTGCATCGGCAAAAGCATCAAG GTGATGATCaggataataaaaatttagGGATAGTTGCTGTTGCCGACGATACATCTAAGGAAGGTAACGCAAAGAATTCTTGTCCCTTTAAAAAATGCAGCACGGCTACAAGCACGGAAGAATTATTGAGTTACTCGTGCGCTGAAGTTCAGACCACGTCGTACGATACACCTGAATCCGAATCCGAAACCAACGATGAACCCATAGAGAATCTCAGT TTACTGACGAAAGAGCTGTTAAATCGCACCGAGTTACAAGAACGTATTGCCGAGAATATCAATAAGGCTATATTGCCAACGGATACGTCGTTGAAAGATGAGAACCTAAACGACTCTGTAAACAACGAAGCAAATACTTCCATCATGATCGAACTGAATAACGCGATTAAATCTATAGTAGAAGCAACAGAGTCTGATccagtatttgaaaaatttctcgacGAAATTATTGGACCGCACATGGAAACCGACACAAGTCCGGACGAGGACATGGAAGTTAAGCCGAAAATAAAGAGTCTGAACGATTCTCGAGAAAAACTAGCCGAAACGATTTCGAGCGTAGAAATGAACTCGCTGGAGCCTGGTATTTCGATAGATGCGAAATCACTGAACGAAACGAATGTCGTAGAGGTACCATTAAAACACAGGCTTCGCAGTTCATCGAGGCAACAAAACGTTCGCGTCGAAGACGAGCAACGGGACCAAGAGAAAGAATATAGCGCTTTAGAGGATCAAAATGCCGCTGCGGTGTTGAGTATAATAAATGCAaacattatcaataataaatcatCGAACGACAAGAGAATCGGAGATTTTACGAAAGAGGGTGTATGTTTGGATAACGAGCACGAGAAGAAACTACCAGTGTTTGAACTGCCTCCGAATAAAGACAGGCAGACTGTAAAACCAACGAGTATCGATAATCAGaggggcagcagcagcagcagcagcagcagcagcagcagcagcagcagcagcagcagcagcagcagcagcaacagcaacagcaacagcaacagcaacaacaacaacaacaacaacaacaacaacaacaacaacaacagcggaGCTGCGGTTGTTCATAACAGCGACATTGAATCGAAGATGAGAAAACTGTCGGTGAAACGATCGCGAGTTGGAAAATCGAAACGCGAAACAGAGGGTAAAGAAGTGAACGAGTCGATACCCGAACAAGATATAATGACGATGCCGGTATTAATCGTATGTTCGAAGCCAGAGACGAGTAATGTGCCAGTCTCGAGTTCCGGCATAACGTCCGCCAAGAATTCTCGTTTCGTTCCGATCGTGCCTAAAGATCCAACGTTTAAGAACGGCAAAAGTTTCGTAGAGACGTTATACTTGAAGACCGTGAACGTCGCTCAGAAAGTGCAAGCACCGCTTCCGAACACTTTCAACGAGTCGAAGAATTTCGTTTCTTGCGCAACGAGCACCCTGCAGGCCTGTCAGAAGGGACTGGAAGGGAAAAACACGTGTGGAATGGCGGTCGATAATTCTTGTACGAATCCCATCGTATCGAGTACCAATAAGTTTATCGGTGGAGAATCGATTACCCTTTACGGGAACGAGAACAGTGCAAGAACGCTGTTGGACAGTTCGAGTATGCCGACGATAAGCGTGGAGGATAGCGTAAGTTTGTCGGGTACAGGATTGTCTCCGTACATCAAATTCAATTGCAATAAAACTAATCAGAATCAAAGTTTATCGGACATCGACTTGACGCCCGCCACGCAAAGCGTACAGGTTTCCGTAGCCCCGCCTAAAACTACCGTTCTCGATGATCAGCAACCGTCTACTTCGAAAACAACCGAGCACGATGTCATTAATAAACGAACTCCGAGAACCTTGCTGAGAAGTAGATCGAAAAATCATAGATTAAGCTTATCGACACCCAGAAGAAGAAGCAGTCACGTGAGAGCACTCGATTTTAATACTCCGACAAAGATGCTCGTTACATCGAATAAATTGACCGGAGGAGACGATAGCGCGCATTTCTCGCCGAGGTCGGTGAAACACGTGAAATGCGTGCGCAGAACCTCTCTTTTCAAGTCGCCCTCGTTCCCTAGTCACGTCACGATAACTAGCCATAAACTGAAAAGCCCCTTGAAACTGTGTCGACCATCGAAACTTCCCGTAGCGACGAGGGGTCACGGGCCGAAACTGCTCGACAGTTGGGAGAAACGCAACGGGGTCGACGCGATTGCTGCCGACAAGGTTGTCTCGTCGACGAAACAGACCGTGGCCTCGTGCTCGGAGGACAAGGTTCAGTTCAAGTCGGTGAAAATAAATAGAGATGCTTGGGATGCGGATTTGCGGAAGGCTTTGCAGATCACAACCGAGGAGGAGTGCCGAAAAGCACCAAAAGCCTCCGACACGAACAAAACGGAACACACGAGGGACAAGAGTGTCGCGGCGTCGAAAAGAGACAAACGCAGCTCGAGAATGCACAAAAGGAAGACGAAAAGCCCCGCATCGAAGGATACTGTCGACACGAGGAAAGAACCTTCGCGCGACCAACAAGCGGCAGAATCGACGTCGACCGTCGTCTTGTCGATGGAAAACAATTTATCGATGCAGCTTGTCGATTATACCGCGGGAAATACCCGCCATAACGCAACAGACGAAACTTGTTTGCAGCTACGCGACGATAACAAACAAGGCGTTTCGAAAGCGGAAACTATTGTCGCCGACGATTCTGCGATCGAGAAGAAACGCGTCAAGAAATATGCGCAGTTGAAAACGTTGCAGACGAATTTGAAGAAACGTAGTCCTGAGAAGAAACGAAGCTTGTCCAGAAACAGCGTAATGTCCGTGGAAACTTTGCAGTGTTCGGAGGTAACAAAGGTTTCCGTGGACATAACGCATCAGATGTTGCAGCAAATGCCTAATTTGATGGATCTAGAAACACCAAGAAAATTGGAAAGTTCCGGGGTACCACCGACCCCAAGATTACTCAGCCCAAGCAGTAACGTGACACCGTATGCGAAGAGTAACGAAGACTCTAGTAAAATGCGTAGTTTTATCAACACACCGGAATTCCCGACAACCCCTTGTATAGCGTTAACTCCGAAACATTCGACCGAGACTGTTACAGGCGACGCGAAGGAAGAAGCGTTTCAGTCGTGTTCCCCGTACTATAAACCTACATCCGAACAAGATGAGAATTCGGGGAAACTGGCAATGACCAAGCTAGCTAagaatttacaaaattcttcTACACTGGTGTCGTCGCAGGTTTCGGAACAAACCATATTTCATGAAACTAACGGACCTACAAACGCTTATCAAACCTGCGTATCCGCAAAGCTGGAAATAACACAGTTTGAAGTGATCAAAGAAAACTTACCGAAAGAAGAAGCGGTGAAGGAACTCAAGATATCGGCTAATTCGCTAAATTCCCCGATCCGttgtaaaaaattgaaacctGACTATACGAAGAGTAACGTTGGGGGCACCGGTTCGGAGAAAAATGAGCACGACGCAGCAAACCAGTGTCCTGCGGTAACCGAGAACGACAGGCCTGCCTTCGGTAACGAGGAATCGAACGATAACGATACGTCATCTACGACTTCCTcttcatcgtcgtcatcgtcatctTCGTCAACGTCCTCGTCAGCGTCCTCCTCAGCGTCCTCGTCAACGGCCTCGTCGTCGTCCTCAtcttcatcgtcatcgtcgtcgtcttcatcgtcgtcgtcgtcgtcgtcgtcgtcgccgtcgtcgtcgtcgtcgtcgtcgtcgtcgtcgtcgtcgtcgtcgtcgtcgtcgtcgtcgtcgtcgtcgtcgtcgtcttcatCATCGTTGTCGTTATCATCATCGATTATTTCATCCTCGAGATCGCTTGCTCTCGATAACACCGAAACCACGGATTCACAGAAAAAGTCAATTGTCAAGAACAAACCGGATAAACCTTCTGATCGAATTGATCTCGATGCTAGCAATGATTCATCGCAAAAACTTATTTACCCATCGACAACATTGACCTCGGAGAAGAATAGTGTATCCGAATTGGAAAGCAAAGATAAATCGTGTACGAATCGTGCAGAAGAAGCGACAGTAATCACCTCAAGAAAGTGCGAATCGTCGCCGACAAAAGTGCTTCCGATATCAAAGAACGACGAAATGTTAAAACACACAATGAAAGAAACTCCCGCAAAAGACGAGTCTTTGTTAAACGAAGCAGACATTTCAGAGACTCCCAGCAGTTCAAAAATTGGTGTCGATCATCTAACCAATTTGTCTTCAAAAATTTCGGCGTTCATCAGCTCGGAGGATCGAAAATTACCAAATTTCAATCAGCCGTTACCCGTCGAAAAGTCTAGTACGAGAAAGTCGAAACAAAAGCCAACAGTGGTACATGTACAACGCGTCAAATCGAATTCATTCCTTTCCCTCAAACCATCTAGCAAACCATCCAAGAGATCTCTTCTACAAAAAGAGAAAGCATCCTCGTCTATAGATAAGAAGTTGGTTCTGCAACTAGAAGCGAAACGTCAACGTATGATTGCCAAGATTCGAGAAATTTCTAAACCCAATGCATCTCGTGTTAAATCTCAACAAGCATGcattcttttgaaaaataaaagaaacgttgGTTCGAAAATACGAAATGGTCGATACAAGTGTGGTCCAAGAAAAGGTGTCCAGTTTAGCGAGAAACAGGCGAAGGAGAGGAGGAAACAAAGAGAAATGAATGAAGCCAACAATAAAAACGATAGCAGTAACTGTAACAACAATAATGTCGATCGCAACGACGGTAATAATTACGCCGACAATGATAACGAAGGTGACGGTGACAGTAACACCACTAGCAATAACGGCAACAGCAATAATGGTAGTTTGCGCAACAACAACGATAACCAGATGAAATGTTCGTCCACGAAAGGCGTATCGAAAACAGAATTGTGTAATCCGGGATATTTAAAGAAACACTGTCAAGCGAATTCCAACGGAGACACGAGTGTCACGGATAATGTAACTTCAACATTAAAACCTGTAAAACACTGTACTGTCGATACGAccaacaaattgaaaaatattcccgGTAATgcgaataatattgaaaataacatcaAAGATGATATCGGAGTTCCGGAGAATCAAGGAGAACATGAAATTCACGACACGACTCTCGTGGAAAAGAATGTAATcgtagaaagaaaggaaacgataGAAAATTCTGACGCAAAGTGCGCTACAATAGTAATCGAAGAAAATAATGTACATGTCTCGGAGGAGCGTATTCTAAACGTAAACAAGTTCAAGAATGAGATAGCGATTGAAGGTAAAAGTATTTCAGGAGAAACAAAGACCGACTcgttgaaaaatgaaagtaattcgAACGAAGAAAATATATGTCCTTCCAAAGAATACCCGAGTCGCGGTGGTAAAGCAAACGGCATTTTAAAATCGAAGGTAGATCAGGTGAAACGGGATTTGTTCAGTGACGAAGAAAATGATCAGAAAACATCGAGTTCGTCTAAATTGCCGAGCAACGAAGAAAACGATATATCCGATAGCATTGCGTCGGCGACCTCGAGGAGTCTCAATTCGGAAAACCCAAAAG GCGTGAAAACAACCACGAGACAGCGCTTAACGTGA